In Rhodamnia argentea isolate NSW1041297 chromosome 5, ASM2092103v1, whole genome shotgun sequence, the DNA window tgatttcctaaatctaaagaggtgaaaacactttccgtaATCACTCgtctcacatttttttaaaatttgttaaatattttatatcattctgtaattttatatttaattttagtTCCTCGACCCCTTTATTAGGTTTCACTGTATTGATGCAAAACCTAATTACGCCCGACTAGTGAAATAACAAAATCTCCTCTATGCGGTTGTTCTGTTTCGGAGATAGATTGTAAAGGATTAATTTTTGTTTCCGTAATATGGATGAAAACAGGATCCTAACTAACTTTGAGATCATGAAGTTACCCGGCTGTTAGATTATCACAGGATCCGAAGTCTTATAATCGCCACAAAGAACcgtaaaaaatgaaaggaaaaggtTCTAACTTGACATATTTGGGAATATGATTATGTGAAAATGCCTCGAAACGGTAGATttccaaaataggaaataaatgcAATTCATAACCCAATCTTAATTCCTAAAGATCGGAATAGGACTAACAATTTCAAACAATTCACGTTAGACTAAAAAATAATCATAGTTTCTTTCAAAAAGAAATACTCCATTAtttttaccaaaagaaaaaacccaacAGTACAAGTTTTCCCCTAACCGCTTTTATCTCAATCACGGCCCACCATTCTTCTTGTCATCTCCGTCTGCCCCGCCGCAGAACTTCCACTCTCTGCCTCCCTCGCCACAGACCGCCGCTGGTATAGCTCACCAAAAATGTTGCCCATTTCCTCCAATGTCAGTCCCCGCGTCTCTGGCATTCTTATTATTTTGTAGAAGACTATCCACGCACCGCATGCCACCGCTGCGAAGAAAAACATGGCCCAAGCAAGGCTGATCGTGTTGTGCAGGAATAAGGATGCCGTTGCCATAAGTACACCCGTCCATTGGTTGACGCCGAGAGCCATAGCACATCCCTGGGCGCGAAGCCTCATGGGGAAAAGTTCTGATACGTAAACAGAAGTCACCGGACCCAACCCAATTGCAAACGAGGCCACATAACCGAACAACCACCCGATGCATAAGTACCCCACCCATGTGTCCTTGTTGTCGATTTGGTCGAGGTAGTAGACGCATGCTCCTAGGGGTATGAGACAGACAGCCATCCCAGCAATGCTAATCAGAAGCAGCCGTCGCCGCCCAAGCCTGAGCTTGTCAAGGAGGAAAGAAGCGACGACGGTGAATATAGTCTTTACGAGCTCCACTCCAACGGTCAAGAACAGCTTCATATTGGGGTTAGTGATTCCAACCATCTCAGAAATTTGGGGCATTTGCAGGAGGATGATGTCAATCCCACAGGCCTGTCGGAAGACCTGTATTAAGCAGGCGAGGACCACCATGTGGTGGACGGGCTGGGAGGGGTCGCTGAGAAGATCCTCCCACACGGTCCTCTCGGGGCTTTGCACATTGACAACAGCCTCGTTACAGTCTCTAGATATTCCGGCCGCCTCCTTGATGTCGGCCAGTCGAAGATCAGCTTCCCTCTTGGACTTGTAGGTCTTAATGAGGATGTGACTCGCATCATCCAACCGTCCCCTCAAGACAAGCCATCGCGGCGACTCCGGCATAGCTAGGACTGCTATTGTGATCAGGACCGTAGAGATTGCGCCCTCGAACATCATCAGACGCCAGCCGTCAAATTTCGTCTTGGAGATGAAGAAGTTGCAGATGCAGCCAATAACTTTGCCGACATTGAGGAACACCTGAATCACGAAAATGTATGCATGATACACGTTCaacatgaaaaatataaaattttgacaacatatgaaaaattagcaaataaaaaaaagaaagagaaaaaagaaagcgatTGATTTAATTACATCGGGGAGGCAGGTAAAGAAGCCACGAGATATGGCTGGCGAAATTTCCGCCATGTAGATCGGGACGATTGATTGGGCGCAGCCAACACCGACGTGGGCGACCATCCGGCCCAACGAAACCAAGAAGACGCTAGCAAAGCCCATGAAGAAGGGGACACTAAAAAACAGGATGCCCACCAAAAGTATTGTCGGCCGGCGGCCGAACTGATTAGAGAGCAGGCCGGTCATCAACGATGCAAATAGTCCAATGGCATGGAGGAGGATGGCCATGAGCTGAACATTCTCTTCAGGCATCTCTTGATCCCTACTTATAGAAGTGATTGTCTCGGTGAGTACTCCCGATTCtatcaaatgtcaaaaaaaaaaaaaaaacaccacatGAGAAAGTTTTATGTTCATCACGTGAGTGTTATATTATAAAAAGAAAGGGGAGAATATCTAACCTAAACCAAGCAAAATTGTAGTGATCGATGCTACAAGGCAGCATTTAAATATGAAAAGATTCGGGCGAGAATTCTCCCGGCGCGAATCTTCCGGTGGCCGCGAATTTTCTTGGGATTCCGATTGAGGATTCTAATTATCGAGCAAAGTCAGTAAATAATCCATGAAAGTCaaatataatttcttaaaaaacaaTACCTCCACCTCGTTCTGGGCGGTTTGTCTCAAAAGGTGAGCggtatctctctcttcccttgcCATTATGGATACGAAAGCTAAAAAATGATATAGAGAAATCCTAGCGTGAAATGTGAAAAGGAGAGGGGGATCCTATTTATTGGCGTCGGAtacccaagagagagagagggcatcGCGAGTCCAAAGGAGAAATAGCGAAAGGAGCGAGTCCCAGCTCCGAAGGCGCGTGAGAGTGGGAGAACGATTCCGAAGGCGCGAGTCTCCAGGGGATAGCGAGGGAGCGGGAGATctgaaggagggagagagagacacagagagggggagagagagagagagaaggggaagagCGAGTCTAGAGGGGAGAGCGATTGATCGGGAGCTCTGAAGGTAAGCGTTGAGAACTGTTTCGTTGGGTTTCAGATCCAATGTAACAACACAGAGATTCAGATGCTGGGGAGGTCTGCCAATTTCGTACCAATTGCTCTCCTCCTGCATAGAAATTCCATAAGAAACTCTGGCCTTGCGAGGGCTGGGGCAATGAAAATTAGTCATCATTTACTTTGGGTCCATGAAGATCAGATATCTGACACAGGCCTTGGGGCAATGACACGTGATTCAACCCCTTGTGTGCGTAGCTGTTCACTTGCTAATTCATCTTGGAAGCATACTTCCGCAGGTGGGGTGTGGGTGATTcttatctgcaaaaaaaaaaaaagaaaaacaaaagagctaCAATTCACTCTAACTTTATGGTTTTTGAGCCTGGCACGAGCACCTCAATAATATCTCATGAGTTACATTTCACGTTTTAGCGAAAATTGATAATATTGTGATATGATCATATGAATGTTTACATACACAAATGCGTATTCACTTATaggaaataaatattttggaaataaaaatcaTCATACCGGACGATGGTAAATATTTACCATAGAAACATAACCAAGACGTAGCACATACCCGCGGATGAATTAGCACCAGAATGAAGGGACGATGATTCCCCAGCACACATTGGTGGGTTCGCAAAGCATATATATTGGTTAGGTTACAACAGGCTCCTCTTGCTTATAACTGATTTTCATAATCGGACAAAAAACTTTCTTTTATATTGCCGAGAACTTACTATAGAAAGAGTGACTTTCATAATCGGACGTGGATGTGTATTGAGCAAATTAGTCGGGTTCACATATACCGAAAAGCAAATTAAGCGTGCCTCGTTGAGCCACCATTACATCAACCATTCATCTATTTTAGACaacaaaattcaataaattatttaaaaaaaacagtCATTTGGGTTCTTCAAAAAGGAGTGAGAGCATGTTTTCGTTATTTTTTGCATGGATGTAAACCCGTTCGCCTAACTACTTGATCTGAATTCGATTTCTCAATCATTATTGTTATAATACCACATTTTCGTCTCAATAAAcccacaaaaaatatatatatatattctagaaGTATCCGAGTCGTTGACGCTTTGATAGGTACCGTCAACGACGAATTTCGATTAAATACTTTAGGGCTGAGTTATGAGTGATAAAATTATTATTACCTTAAAATTAACTTTAATATTTGGTACCCTTCATTAAGTACACGATGTATAGCAAAACTGTCCGATGAACAGTGTTGTATTAAATAGCAAATCTTACTTTGCATATTTAAGCGTGTACTCTAAAAGTTGATTGCCCCCATAATAAAAAGCACAAATTCAAGGTGACCGAATGAAAGTTTTCCGTAGGCATCCTcgaaaatgttttatttttttttattctcgtaaaaaatgaatgatttgaaaaatattgctAAGAATGATCGCTTATCTCACTTAAAATTATTAGTATATATAAAAGGTTTTCATCGAACATATTCCCCCTTGGATCAAAGAATAGAGACATGTAGCAAATGCCCTATCCATGCCACATGTGCTACAATGGCCAAGA includes these proteins:
- the LOC115725916 gene encoding polyol transporter 5-like; the encoded protein is MPEENVQLMAILLHAIGLFASLMTGLLSNQFGRRPTILLVGILFFSVPFFMGFASVFLVSLGRMVAHVGVGCAQSIVPIYMAEISPAISRGFFTCLPDVFLNVGKVIGCICNFFISKTKFDGWRLMMFEGAISTVLITIAVLAMPESPRWLVLRGRLDDASHILIKTYKSKREADLRLADIKEAAGISRDCNEAVVNVQSPERTVWEDLLSDPSQPVHHMVVLACLIQVFRQACGIDIILLQMPQISEMVGITNPNMKLFLTVGVELVKTIFTVVASFLLDKLRLGRRRLLLISIAGMAVCLIPLGACVYYLDQIDNKDTWVGYLCIGWLFGYVASFAIGLGPVTSVYVSELFPMRLRAQGCAMALGVNQWTGVLMATASLFLHNTISLAWAMFFFAAVACGAWIVFYKIIRMPETRGLTLEEMGNIFGELYQRRSVAREAESGSSAAGQTEMTRRMVGRD